From Agromyces sp. SYSU T00194, a single genomic window includes:
- a CDS encoding phosphotransferase family protein, with amino-acid sequence MESITKNRQPISVLRTLVERAFGHDRVPAGDDFADEITEGWFNVAYRITLRDGERVVLKIAPPAGVAVLTREVGMMRAELEAMRLVSTRTSVPVPRIDHVDLSHDVVDADLFFMEYVDAENFGLAAEAGRLDAGVVRAATRELGALNREINSVIGPHFGPLLGPGHATWREAFTTLVEDTLVDGERVGIDLGRHPDDLRAVLDAHSGTLDAVTVPHLVEVDLWAKNSMIRDGRIVAVLDHERAIYGDPLMEAGLTGLDMPTFGDPSDFMAGFGIDRLTPDERTRRRLYSLYLALIMVVETKYRGHTDTQVYDFGRRELDALMGRFGALQPATWRRTGGDAP; translated from the coding sequence ATGGAGAGCATCACCAAGAACCGCCAGCCGATCTCCGTGCTGCGCACCCTCGTCGAGCGCGCCTTCGGCCACGACCGCGTGCCGGCCGGCGACGACTTCGCCGACGAGATCACCGAGGGGTGGTTCAACGTCGCGTACCGCATCACGCTGCGCGACGGCGAGCGCGTGGTGCTGAAGATCGCCCCGCCCGCGGGCGTCGCGGTGCTCACCCGCGAGGTCGGCATGATGCGCGCCGAGCTCGAGGCCATGCGACTGGTCTCGACGCGGACGTCGGTGCCGGTGCCACGCATCGACCACGTCGACCTCTCGCACGACGTGGTCGACGCGGACCTGTTCTTCATGGAGTACGTCGATGCCGAGAACTTCGGCCTCGCGGCCGAGGCCGGTCGGCTGGATGCAGGGGTCGTCCGGGCCGCGACGCGCGAGCTCGGTGCCCTCAACCGCGAGATCAACTCCGTCATCGGCCCCCACTTCGGCCCGCTGCTCGGCCCGGGGCACGCGACCTGGCGCGAGGCGTTCACGACCTTGGTCGAGGACACCCTGGTCGACGGCGAGCGGGTGGGCATCGACCTCGGCCGGCACCCCGACGACCTCCGGGCGGTGCTCGACGCCCACTCCGGCACGCTCGACGCCGTCACCGTGCCGCACCTGGTCGAGGTGGACCTCTGGGCCAAGAACTCGATGATCCGCGACGGGCGCATCGTCGCGGTGCTCGACCACGAGCGCGCCATCTACGGCGACCCGCTGATGGAGGCGGGCCTCACGGGGCTCGACATGCCCACGTTCGGCGACCCGTCCGACTTCATGGCCGGGTTCGGCATCGACCGCCTGACCCCCGACGAGCGGACGCGCCGGCGCCTGTACTCGCTGTACCTGGCGCTCATCATGGTCGTCGAGACGAAGTATCGCGGGCACACCGACACGCAGGTCTACGACTTCGGACGGCGCGAGCTCGACGCGCTCATGGGGCGCTTCGGCGCGCTGCAGCCCGCAACATGGCGACGTACGGGGGGAGATGCACCGTGA
- a CDS encoding SDR family oxidoreductase — translation MRIVIAGGHGQIALLLERRLADAGHEPVALIRNPDHEADVVAAGAVPVLLDLEATDQDTLARVLDGADAAVFAAGAGPGSTPERKGTVDRDASVLLADAAVQAGVPRLVQVSAMSADRYEAGSDDIFQIYLQAKSEADAQLRDTDLDWTIVRPGRLTDEPATGGVEIGESLPRGEVPRDDVAAVIAELLTSGAGVRWQFDLVSGETPVGDAVAALR, via the coding sequence ATGCGCATCGTCATCGCCGGCGGCCACGGCCAGATCGCCCTGCTCCTCGAGCGTCGTCTCGCGGACGCCGGGCACGAGCCGGTCGCCCTCATCCGCAACCCCGACCACGAGGCCGACGTCGTCGCCGCGGGCGCCGTGCCCGTGCTGCTCGACCTCGAGGCGACCGACCAGGACACGCTCGCCCGCGTGCTCGACGGCGCCGACGCCGCCGTGTTCGCCGCGGGCGCCGGGCCGGGCAGCACGCCCGAGCGCAAGGGCACGGTCGACCGCGACGCATCCGTGCTGCTCGCCGACGCGGCCGTGCAGGCGGGCGTGCCCCGGCTCGTGCAGGTCTCGGCCATGAGCGCCGACCGCTACGAGGCGGGCTCCGACGACATCTTCCAGATCTACCTGCAGGCCAAGAGCGAGGCGGACGCGCAGCTGCGCGACACCGACCTCGACTGGACCATCGTGCGCCCGGGCCGCCTCACCGACGAGCCCGCGACCGGCGGCGTCGAGATCGGCGAGTCGCTTCCCCGCGGCGAGGTGCCCCGCGACGACGTCGCCGCGGTGATCGCCGAGCTGCTGACCTCGGGAGCCGGCGTGCGCTGGCAGTTCGACCTGGTGTCGGGCGAGACGCCGGTGGGCGACGCGGTCGCGGCGCTGCGGTAG